One genomic segment of Flexivirga aerilata includes these proteins:
- a CDS encoding shikimate dehydrogenase has protein sequence MLIRHRAGVLGKPIAHSLSPVLHRAAYAAAGLDDWSYDARECDASQLPDLIAGLGPTWRGLSLTMPLKEEALLLASSSTPVARQTGAVNTLVREGSDWVGDNTDVVGIRDALCEGGVADRGPVESVLVIGSGATARSALAAVAELGVTRVTFAVRGDARESTLAQARDHGMDVEVIDLTAGAAAAPRTPLVINTTPGGAADGLAGAMAQVAATAGSLPAPWLLLDVVYAGWPTPLAAVAATYGAHVIPGVEMLIHQAAAQFTLMTGKPAPLQAMRDAGRAAAQV, from the coding sequence GTGCTGATCCGGCACCGTGCCGGGGTGCTCGGCAAGCCGATCGCCCACTCGCTCTCCCCGGTGCTGCACCGTGCCGCCTACGCCGCAGCCGGCTTGGACGACTGGTCCTACGACGCGCGGGAGTGCGACGCCTCGCAGCTGCCCGACCTGATCGCCGGGCTCGGCCCGACCTGGCGCGGGCTGTCGCTCACCATGCCGTTGAAGGAGGAGGCGCTGCTGCTGGCGTCCTCCTCGACGCCCGTCGCCCGCCAGACCGGCGCGGTCAACACGCTCGTGCGTGAGGGGTCGGACTGGGTCGGTGACAACACCGATGTGGTCGGCATCCGCGACGCGCTCTGCGAGGGCGGCGTCGCCGACCGCGGCCCGGTGGAGTCGGTGCTGGTGATCGGGTCGGGGGCGACCGCGCGCTCGGCGCTCGCCGCCGTCGCCGAACTCGGTGTCACGCGAGTGACGTTCGCGGTGCGCGGGGACGCCCGCGAGTCGACGCTCGCGCAGGCGCGCGACCACGGGATGGACGTCGAGGTGATCGACCTCACCGCGGGTGCGGCCGCCGCACCGCGCACGCCGCTCGTCATCAACACGACCCCGGGCGGCGCCGCCGACGGGCTCGCCGGCGCGATGGCGCAGGTGGCAGCCACGGCGGGCAGCCTGCCGGCACCGTGGCTGCTGCTCGACGTCGTGTATGCCGGGTGGCCGACCCCGCTCGCGGCCGTCGCCGCGACCTACGGGGCCCACGTCATACCCGGCGTGGAGATGCTGATCCACCAGGCCGCCGCGCAGTTCACCCTGATGACCGGCAAACCCGCGCCGCTGCAGGCGATGCGCGACGCTGGACGGGCTGCGGCCCAGGTTTAG
- the aroB gene encoding 3-dehydroquinate synthase, with protein sequence MADAKVIRVGDDYDVVIGHGVLEQVPSLVPDGALRVLIAHAPVMTAVAESLAEQLTARGLQPTLAALPDAEAAKTSAVAAELWSLLGEQGFTRSDAVIALGGGATTDLGGFVAASWLRGVPVVQVPTTVLGMVDAAVGGKTGINIPEGKNLVGAFHPPAAVVCDLDLLRTLPRADLIAGLAEVVKCGFIGDPEILRLAADPDAATDVDGDMLPELIARAVQVKADVVAADLKESSLREILNYGHTLAHAIEQVSGFAWRHGDAVAVGMVYAAELASRAGMLEPSVVEEHRKALQTLGLPTAYDDDSAGDAAAAQARWEALRTAMGRDKKTRGATLRFVVLTEVGEPTRLEGPSEELLRASYDAVVG encoded by the coding sequence ATGGCTGATGCCAAGGTGATTCGGGTTGGCGACGACTATGACGTGGTCATCGGGCACGGCGTGCTCGAGCAGGTGCCCTCGCTCGTGCCCGACGGGGCGTTGCGAGTGCTCATCGCACACGCGCCGGTGATGACCGCGGTCGCCGAGTCACTTGCCGAGCAACTCACCGCGCGCGGTTTGCAGCCGACGCTCGCCGCGCTGCCGGACGCCGAGGCCGCCAAGACCTCCGCGGTCGCAGCGGAGCTCTGGTCGCTGCTGGGAGAGCAGGGCTTCACCCGCAGCGACGCGGTGATCGCGCTCGGCGGCGGAGCGACCACCGACCTCGGCGGCTTCGTCGCGGCATCCTGGCTGCGTGGGGTGCCGGTGGTGCAGGTGCCGACCACGGTGCTCGGCATGGTCGATGCAGCAGTGGGTGGCAAGACGGGGATCAACATCCCCGAGGGCAAGAACCTGGTCGGCGCGTTCCACCCGCCCGCCGCCGTCGTCTGCGATCTCGACCTGCTGCGCACCCTGCCGCGCGCCGACCTGATCGCCGGGCTGGCCGAAGTGGTCAAGTGCGGCTTCATCGGTGACCCGGAGATCCTGCGCCTCGCCGCCGATCCGGACGCCGCGACCGATGTCGACGGCGACATGCTGCCCGAACTGATCGCGCGGGCCGTGCAGGTCAAGGCCGACGTCGTCGCCGCCGACCTCAAGGAGTCGTCGCTGCGCGAGATCCTCAACTACGGGCACACCCTCGCGCACGCGATCGAGCAGGTCTCCGGCTTCGCCTGGCGGCACGGCGACGCGGTTGCGGTCGGCATGGTCTATGCGGCCGAGCTGGCGTCGCGGGCCGGCATGCTCGAGCCGTCGGTGGTTGAGGAGCACCGAAAAGCGTTGCAAACATTGGGTCTTCCGACCGCGTATGACGATGACTCCGCCGGCGACGCTGCCGCGGCGCAGGCGCGTTGGGAAGCGTTGCGCACGGCGATGGGCCGCGACAAGAAGACCCGCGGTGCCACGCTGCGCTTCGTCGTGCTGACCGAGGTGGGGGAGCCGACGCGTCTCGAGGGGCCATCGGAGGAGTTGTTGCGCGCGTCCTACGACGCGGTCGTGGGGTAG
- the ruvX gene encoding Holliday junction resolvase RuvX has protein sequence MGEERMRRGVRLGVDVGSVRVGVASCDPDGLIATPLETVPRVKDGSDVSRVAELAAEHHAIEVIVGLPRSLDGAERAAAEGARAWAKALRRHTPALPVRLVDERMTTVDAHRALDATGVSHRDRRAIIDQQAAVLILQVALDSERVSGKLAGEAVGGRKPRRKPGSDREGRL, from the coding sequence GTGGGCGAAGAACGAATGCGACGGGGCGTGCGGCTCGGCGTCGACGTGGGCAGTGTCCGCGTCGGCGTCGCGTCGTGCGACCCCGACGGGCTGATCGCGACCCCCCTCGAAACCGTGCCACGTGTCAAGGACGGGTCGGACGTTTCGCGGGTCGCCGAGCTCGCGGCCGAACACCACGCCATCGAGGTGATCGTCGGGCTGCCGCGCTCGCTGGACGGTGCCGAGCGTGCGGCGGCCGAGGGGGCGCGCGCGTGGGCGAAGGCGCTGCGGCGGCATACCCCGGCGTTGCCGGTGCGGCTGGTCGACGAGCGTATGACGACCGTCGACGCGCACCGCGCCCTGGACGCCACCGGGGTGTCGCACCGCGACCGGAGGGCGATCATCGATCAGCAGGCAGCTGTGCTTATCCTGCAAGTCGCGCTTGACTCCGAGCGCGTTTCCGGCAAGCTTGCCGGAGAAGCTGTGGGGGGTCGCAAGCCGCGGCGCAAGCCCGGGTCGGACAGGGAAGGCAGATTGTGA
- a CDS encoding shikimate kinase codes for MSAGVPGASAGPTVVLIGPPGAGKTTVGELVAAALGVPFTDTDRMVEDEQQTTISDLFVERGEAEFRRLEADAVARALAAPGVVAVGGGAPMTDSTARLLEDAPVIFLSVAIADAAGRIGFSGARPLLAVNPRATWTKLMDQRRPTYERLATWVVDTAGRVPEDISAEVVGLVNHG; via the coding sequence GTGAGCGCCGGTGTTCCCGGGGCGAGCGCCGGGCCCACGGTTGTGCTGATCGGTCCGCCGGGTGCGGGCAAGACCACCGTCGGGGAGCTGGTGGCCGCGGCGCTCGGGGTGCCGTTCACCGATACCGACCGGATGGTCGAGGACGAGCAGCAGACCACGATCTCGGACCTGTTCGTCGAGCGGGGCGAGGCGGAGTTCCGCAGGCTGGAGGCCGACGCGGTCGCGCGGGCGCTCGCCGCTCCCGGCGTGGTAGCGGTCGGCGGGGGAGCACCGATGACCGACTCGACCGCGCGGCTGCTGGAGGATGCGCCCGTGATCTTCCTCTCTGTCGCGATCGCCGACGCGGCAGGCCGGATCGGTTTCTCCGGTGCGCGGCCGCTGCTCGCGGTCAACCCGCGCGCGACCTGGACCAAGCTGATGGACCAGCGGCGGCCGACCTACGAGCGGCTCGCGACCTGGGTCGTCGACACGGCCGGACGCGTGCCCGAGGACATCTCCGCCGAGGTTGTCGGGTTGGTCAATCATGGCTGA
- a CDS encoding FMN-binding glutamate synthase family protein — MKSSRMVSLLPVLAAGGVAAHDLLQKKHSLLRNFPVLGHARYAIERLGPELRQYIVAGNDEERPFSRDQRTWIYASCKGENNYVGFGTDNDVENCEGYPIIKHRTFSASPPTTAPHGGEDVRLPSPKVLGGPRGRRHAFRPSSVVNVSAMSFGSLSSQAIVSINKGVALAGALHNTGEGGLSPYHCSGGDLIWQIGTGYFGCRDEHGRFDLARLKATIERAPVRALEIKLSQGAKPGLGGVLPEAKVTEEIAQIRGVPPGQDVISPSRHSAFHDVDSMLDFVELLADETGLPVGIKSAVGDLGFWEELADAMVSGDRAPDFITIDGGEGGTGAAPLVFSDAVALPFYVGFTRVYSVFARRGLTDRVTFIGSGKLGLPRSATTAFALGADMVNVAREAMLAIGCLQTQKCHTDRCPTGVATQNRWLTRGLDPSLKSVRLAQYLQALRRDLLKVSEAVGVQHPALIDPDDLELLYGQRVGRPLREVYGYDAEWGRLGEPLRREVAALMSDAPTGGSTPVE; from the coding sequence GTGAAGTCCTCGCGCATGGTGTCCCTGCTGCCGGTCCTCGCCGCCGGTGGTGTCGCAGCCCACGACCTGCTGCAGAAGAAGCACTCGCTGCTGCGCAACTTCCCGGTGCTCGGGCACGCGCGCTACGCGATCGAACGCCTCGGCCCGGAGCTGCGGCAGTACATCGTCGCGGGCAACGACGAGGAGCGGCCGTTCAGCCGCGACCAGCGCACCTGGATCTACGCCTCCTGCAAGGGCGAGAACAACTACGTCGGGTTCGGCACCGACAACGACGTGGAGAACTGCGAGGGCTACCCGATCATCAAGCACCGCACGTTCAGCGCGTCACCGCCGACGACCGCCCCGCACGGCGGCGAGGACGTGCGGCTGCCCAGCCCGAAGGTGCTCGGCGGCCCGCGCGGGCGGCGGCACGCGTTCCGGCCGTCGTCGGTGGTGAACGTCTCGGCGATGAGCTTCGGCTCGTTGTCGTCGCAGGCGATCGTGTCGATCAACAAGGGCGTCGCGCTCGCCGGTGCGTTGCACAACACCGGCGAAGGGGGACTCTCGCCATACCACTGCAGCGGGGGTGACCTCATCTGGCAGATCGGCACCGGCTACTTCGGCTGCCGCGACGAGCACGGGCGCTTCGACCTGGCCCGGCTGAAGGCGACGATCGAGCGAGCACCCGTGCGGGCGTTGGAGATCAAGCTGTCGCAGGGCGCCAAACCCGGGCTCGGCGGGGTGCTCCCGGAGGCGAAGGTGACCGAGGAGATCGCGCAGATCCGCGGCGTGCCGCCCGGGCAGGACGTCATCTCGCCGTCGCGGCACTCGGCGTTCCACGACGTCGACAGCATGCTCGACTTCGTCGAGCTGCTCGCCGACGAGACCGGCCTGCCGGTCGGCATCAAGTCGGCGGTCGGCGACCTCGGCTTCTGGGAGGAGCTCGCCGACGCGATGGTGTCCGGTGACCGGGCCCCCGACTTCATCACGATCGACGGCGGCGAGGGCGGCACCGGCGCAGCTCCGCTCGTGTTCAGCGACGCGGTCGCGCTGCCGTTCTACGTCGGATTCACCCGCGTCTACTCGGTCTTCGCCCGCCGCGGACTCACCGACCGGGTCACCTTTATCGGCTCGGGCAAGCTCGGCCTGCCGCGGTCGGCGACGACCGCGTTTGCGCTCGGCGCCGACATGGTCAATGTCGCGCGCGAGGCGATGCTCGCGATCGGCTGCCTGCAGACCCAGAAGTGCCACACCGACCGCTGCCCCACCGGTGTCGCGACCCAGAACCGTTGGCTGACAAGGGGTTTGGACCCATCGCTGAAGTCAGTGCGACTCGCGCAATACCTCCAGGCGCTGCGCCGTGACCTTCTCAAAGTCAGCGAGGCCGTCGGCGTGCAGCACCCCGCGCTGATCGACCCCGACGACCTCGAACTCCTCTACGGACAACGCGTCGGTCGCCCGCTGCGCGAGGTCTACGGGTATGACGCCGAATGGGGCCGCCTCGGCGAGCCACTGCGCCGCGAGGTCGCCGCACTCATGAGCGACGCACCCACCGGCGGCTCCACGCCGGTCGAGTAG
- a CDS encoding class I SAM-dependent methyltransferase, translated as MRPPDAGFADPRLARWYDFWDPDRSDLDVYAAIVAELGARRVVDIGCGTGTFAVRLAAAGVEVVGVDPAGASLDLARAKPHADRVIWLHGDATVLHGRDVAADLAVMTGNVAQVFVDDADWALTLDAVHDALAPGGWLVLETRRPEARAWEEWDGQSSAGTLPNGSAYSSCMRVTAVELPLVTFEGCTVIDGEHLRSESTLRFRTRDEVEADLARHGFEVEQVRDAPDRPGKELVFVARRAGLDTGSPYSTGVGRLALGGSPYSTGMGRARPTRPAWDGLALLDQHGTGSPYSTSMPADSLYSTGVEPPVGASLMSAATSRRSGSPRRPHSASYP; from the coding sequence ATGCGCCCACCCGATGCCGGCTTCGCCGATCCGCGGCTGGCCCGCTGGTACGACTTCTGGGACCCCGATCGCAGCGACCTCGACGTCTACGCCGCGATCGTGGCCGAACTCGGCGCGCGACGAGTTGTCGACATCGGTTGCGGCACAGGGACTTTCGCGGTGCGGCTCGCCGCGGCCGGTGTCGAGGTGGTCGGGGTGGACCCGGCGGGCGCGTCCCTCGACCTGGCTCGGGCGAAGCCTCACGCCGACCGGGTGATCTGGCTGCACGGGGACGCCACCGTGCTGCATGGTCGCGACGTTGCTGCCGACCTCGCGGTGATGACCGGCAACGTTGCCCAGGTGTTCGTCGACGACGCGGACTGGGCGCTGACCCTCGACGCGGTGCACGATGCCCTGGCGCCGGGCGGCTGGCTGGTCCTGGAGACCCGGCGCCCCGAAGCGCGGGCCTGGGAGGAGTGGGACGGGCAGTCGAGTGCGGGCACCCTGCCGAACGGTTCGGCATACAGCTCGTGCATGCGAGTGACCGCCGTCGAATTGCCGCTGGTGACCTTCGAGGGGTGCACGGTGATCGACGGCGAGCACCTGCGCTCGGAGTCGACGCTGCGCTTCCGGACCCGCGATGAGGTCGAGGCCGACCTGGCCCGGCATGGTTTCGAGGTGGAGCAGGTGCGGGATGCGCCGGACCGGCCGGGCAAGGAGCTGGTGTTTGTGGCGAGGCGCGCGGGTCTCGATACAGGCTCGCCCTACTCGACCGGCGTGGGGCGGCTCGCCCTAGGGGGCTCGCCCTACTCGACCGGCATGGGACGGGCTCGCCCTACTCGACCAGCATGGGACGGGCTCGCCCTACTCGACCAGCATGGGACGGGCTCGCCCTACTCGACCAGCATGCCTGCGGACTCGCTCTACTCGACCGGCGTGGAGCCGCCGGTGGGTGCGTCGCTCATGAGTGCGGCGACCTCGCGGCGCAGTGGCTCGCCGAGGCGGCCCCATTCGGCGTCATACCCGTAG
- a CDS encoding heparan-alpha-glucosaminide N-acetyltransferase domain-containing protein, with translation MSAASRSDAPSPTRDLGLDAARGIAIVAMVVAHAVPWFVAPQPLRAIIGQVNDLASPLFALVMGVSAGLVARRVVAARAPRWPTVAQFAVRAVLLVVIGELLGKINIWIAVVLQPLGLTALIGAFVMFLRVRYVAVLAVVLWLLQLLNTYPGNEPNDASWRHPAHWLHVYVLSDSHYRVTGLLPVFLLGLILGRVGHCRPRVLRATLALGVAAAAAWVIGRALGWSTYPGRFVDNTHDLALSAIVFALVGMATAAAPRAGTVIRALIRTLLRPVATIGTVALSLYALQFVLIKLLVQHPVGWLPYGWKPAVVFIVTCLLIAWLWARLIGTGPVEWVVNLLSGRRLVRRLGQRAAG, from the coding sequence GTGAGCGCCGCCAGCCGATCCGACGCACCGTCGCCGACGCGCGACCTCGGGCTCGACGCGGCGCGCGGCATCGCGATCGTCGCGATGGTCGTCGCGCACGCGGTGCCGTGGTTCGTCGCGCCGCAGCCGCTCCGGGCGATCATCGGTCAGGTCAACGACCTGGCCTCGCCGCTGTTCGCGCTGGTGATGGGCGTCTCGGCGGGCCTGGTGGCGCGCAGGGTCGTCGCCGCGCGGGCGCCGAGATGGCCGACCGTGGCGCAGTTCGCGGTGCGCGCGGTGCTCCTGGTCGTCATCGGTGAACTGCTCGGCAAGATCAACATCTGGATCGCGGTCGTGCTGCAGCCGCTCGGCCTGACCGCGCTGATCGGTGCGTTCGTGATGTTCCTGCGGGTGCGCTACGTCGCGGTCCTCGCGGTCGTCCTCTGGCTGCTGCAGCTGCTCAACACCTACCCGGGCAACGAGCCGAACGACGCGAGCTGGCGGCATCCGGCGCACTGGCTGCACGTCTACGTCCTCAGTGACTCCCACTACCGGGTGACCGGTCTGCTCCCGGTTTTCCTGCTCGGGCTGATCCTCGGCCGCGTCGGGCACTGCCGTCCACGCGTCCTGCGTGCGACCCTCGCGCTGGGGGTGGCCGCCGCGGCGGCCTGGGTGATCGGTCGCGCCCTGGGCTGGTCGACCTATCCCGGCCGCTTCGTCGACAACACCCACGACCTCGCGCTCAGTGCGATCGTCTTCGCGCTGGTCGGTATGGCGACAGCCGCCGCGCCACGCGCGGGCACCGTCATACGGGCTCTCATACGGACTCTGCTGCGGCCGGTCGCCACCATCGGCACCGTCGCGCTGTCGCTCTATGCCCTGCAGTTCGTGCTGATCAAGCTGCTGGTCCAGCACCCGGTCGGCTGGCTGCCCTACGGCTGGAAACCGGCCGTCGTCTTCATCGTGACGTGCCTGCTGATCGCATGGCTCTGGGCGCGGCTGATCGGCACCGGCCCGGTCGAGTGGGTGGTCAATCTGCTGAGCGGCCGGCGGCTCGTGCGTCGGCTCGGACAACGGGCCGCCGGGTAG
- the aroC gene encoding chorismate synthase — translation MLRWLTAGESHGPELTAVIDGLPAGVAITAPELAAALARRRLGYGRGARMKFEQDKVSFVGGVRHGRSLGSPIAITIENTEWPKWQAVMSPEPVDDSQLRAANDVGAQGEVARNRPLTRPRPGHADLVGMQKYGFDEARPILERASARETAARVALGAVAAAFLEQAFGIRLVSHTVAIGTAGVPHDAPLPGPDDVAALDADPVRTFDAASSAAMVAEIDAAKKDGDTLGGVVEVLAYDVPPGLGSHVQGDRRLDGRLAGALMGIQAIKGVEVGDGFRTAARRGSAAHDEIVREDGRLRRETNRAGGTEGGMSTGEVLRVRAAMKPISTVPRALRTVDVATGDEATAIHQRSDVCAVPAAGVVAEAMVALVLAEEALEKFGGDSVPESARNLQAYLAAIPELMRSTPRSSPLVPRSDTSRGPR, via the coding sequence ATGCTTCGTTGGCTGACCGCAGGTGAATCCCACGGCCCCGAACTCACCGCGGTGATCGACGGGCTGCCGGCCGGGGTGGCCATCACCGCTCCCGAACTCGCCGCAGCGCTCGCCCGCCGGCGCCTGGGTTACGGGCGCGGTGCGCGGATGAAGTTCGAACAGGACAAGGTCTCGTTCGTCGGCGGAGTGCGCCACGGCCGCAGCCTCGGGTCGCCGATCGCGATCACCATCGAGAACACCGAATGGCCCAAGTGGCAGGCGGTGATGAGTCCCGAGCCGGTCGACGACTCGCAGCTGCGCGCCGCGAACGACGTCGGCGCCCAGGGCGAGGTGGCGCGCAACCGCCCACTGACCCGGCCGCGGCCCGGTCACGCCGACCTGGTCGGGATGCAGAAGTACGGCTTCGACGAGGCGCGGCCGATCCTGGAACGTGCCTCGGCCCGCGAGACCGCCGCGCGTGTGGCGCTGGGCGCGGTCGCCGCCGCCTTCCTGGAGCAGGCCTTCGGCATCCGGCTGGTCTCGCACACAGTCGCGATCGGCACCGCCGGGGTGCCGCACGACGCGCCGCTGCCCGGACCGGACGACGTCGCGGCGCTCGACGCGGACCCGGTGCGCACCTTCGACGCGGCCTCCTCGGCGGCGATGGTCGCCGAGATCGACGCCGCCAAGAAGGACGGCGACACGCTCGGCGGGGTCGTCGAGGTGCTGGCGTATGACGTGCCGCCCGGCCTGGGATCGCATGTGCAGGGCGACCGGCGCCTCGACGGCCGGCTCGCCGGCGCGCTGATGGGCATCCAGGCGATCAAGGGCGTCGAGGTCGGCGACGGTTTCCGCACCGCGGCCCGTCGCGGCTCGGCCGCGCACGACGAGATCGTCCGCGAGGACGGCCGGCTGCGGCGCGAGACCAACCGGGCCGGCGGCACCGAGGGCGGGATGTCCACCGGTGAGGTGCTGCGGGTGCGGGCGGCGATGAAGCCGATCTCGACCGTGCCGCGAGCGCTGCGGACGGTCGACGTGGCCACCGGGGACGAGGCCACCGCCATACATCAGCGGTCGGACGTGTGTGCCGTGCCGGCGGCCGGTGTGGTCGCCGAGGCGATGGTCGCACTGGTGCTGGCGGAGGAGGCGCTGGAGAAGTTCGGCGGAGACAGCGTGCCGGAGAGCGCGCGCAACCTGCAGGCCTACCTGGCCGCTATCCCGGAGCTCATGCGATCCACCCCGCGAAGTTCTCCGCTCGTGCCTCGCTCCGATACTTCGCGGGGGCCCCGGTGA
- the mltG gene encoding endolytic transglycosylase MltG → MTATKRPAPDIGEDPTTAIPSREALRAHAENSRRPEDTGRRGRSDDEEYVGGIADLVGRQADYHGDDGHRPLSRKRAGRSCLVMVVALVLFIGALGFAATKIPLPHFGGGSSSAGGDYSGSGSGTVDITVKQGDSGGSIARTLVDAGVVKSAGAFLAVANGAQQFNQIQPGTYRLRKQMSASSAIQLMLDPKAFISTGTTIREGLWVDEIFSRLSKATGVPLADYKKVDPASLGLPAAANGKLEGYLFPSTYNFPKGATAQQQLKLMVDQGKRQIASLGVPADQLHRVMTVASLVQAESKLGKDGPKVARVIENRLKDGMPLQFDSTVHFIEQKRGTVTTTDEERRSDSPYNTYKVKGLPPGPVDSPGADAIKAALHPASGSWLYFVTVNQETGETLFADTYAEQQANEAKFRQWCAQNPGKC, encoded by the coding sequence GTGACCGCTACCAAACGACCCGCGCCCGACATCGGCGAGGACCCGACGACCGCCATACCGAGCCGTGAGGCGCTGCGTGCGCACGCCGAGAACAGCCGGCGTCCGGAGGACACCGGACGCCGCGGCCGGTCCGACGACGAGGAGTACGTCGGAGGTATCGCCGACCTGGTCGGGCGTCAAGCGGACTACCACGGTGACGACGGCCACCGGCCGCTCTCCCGCAAGCGCGCCGGGCGCTCCTGCCTGGTGATGGTGGTGGCGCTGGTGCTGTTCATCGGCGCGCTCGGTTTCGCGGCCACCAAGATCCCGCTGCCGCACTTCGGCGGCGGCAGCAGCAGCGCCGGCGGGGACTACTCCGGCTCCGGCTCCGGCACCGTGGACATCACCGTCAAGCAGGGCGACAGCGGCGGATCGATCGCCCGCACCCTGGTCGACGCGGGAGTCGTGAAGTCGGCCGGTGCGTTCCTTGCGGTGGCCAACGGCGCCCAGCAGTTCAACCAGATCCAGCCGGGCACCTACCGGCTGCGCAAACAGATGAGCGCGTCCTCCGCCATACAGCTGATGCTCGACCCCAAGGCGTTCATCAGCACCGGCACCACGATCCGCGAGGGCCTCTGGGTGGACGAGATCTTCTCCCGGTTGTCCAAGGCCACCGGGGTCCCCCTCGCCGACTACAAGAAGGTGGACCCGGCAAGCCTCGGTCTGCCCGCCGCGGCGAACGGCAAGCTCGAGGGTTACCTCTTCCCGTCGACCTACAACTTCCCCAAGGGCGCCACCGCGCAGCAGCAGTTGAAGCTGATGGTCGACCAGGGCAAACGGCAGATCGCCTCGCTCGGGGTGCCGGCCGACCAGCTGCACCGGGTGATGACGGTCGCCTCGCTGGTGCAGGCGGAGTCCAAGCTGGGCAAGGACGGCCCGAAGGTCGCGCGCGTCATCGAGAACCGCCTCAAGGACGGTATGCCGCTGCAGTTCGACTCCACGGTGCACTTCATCGAGCAGAAGCGCGGCACGGTGACCACCACCGACGAGGAACGCCGCAGCGACAGCCCCTACAACACCTACAAGGTGAAGGGCCTGCCGCCGGGGCCGGTCGACAGCCCGGGAGCCGACGCGATCAAGGCGGCCCTGCACCCGGCGTCCGGCAGCTGGCTCTACTTCGTCACGGTCAACCAGGAGACCGGCGAGACGCTCTTCGCCGACACCTACGCCGAGCAGCAGGCCAACGAGGCGAAGTTCCGGCAGTGGTGCGCGCAGAATCCGGGCAAGTGCTGA